The following are encoded in a window of Corynebacterium argentoratense DSM 44202 genomic DNA:
- a CDS encoding L-threonylcarbamoyladenylate synthase codes for MSQTYDCSISGAQSDAAERARGINTAASAVEDGRLVVLPTDTLYGIGCDAFNPDAVRKLLAAKGRGPDMPVPVLVGSWDTIAGLVQFYTPQAQTLVRACWPGGLSIVMPQAPSLPWDLGNTYGSVMLRMPAHPVAIELLQKTGPMAVSSANISGQPPATTCQEAKDQLGESVAVYLDGGTCAQRTPSTIIDLTDRQPKILREGAVPAEHLSEILGVEL; via the coding sequence ATGAGCCAGACCTACGATTGCTCCATTTCCGGGGCACAATCTGATGCAGCTGAACGCGCTAGGGGAATCAACACTGCAGCCAGTGCTGTTGAAGACGGCCGCTTGGTGGTCTTGCCGACAGATACTCTCTACGGCATTGGCTGCGACGCATTCAATCCTGACGCCGTGCGCAAACTGCTTGCAGCGAAAGGAAGAGGCCCCGACATGCCGGTGCCTGTGCTCGTAGGCAGCTGGGACACGATCGCTGGACTAGTGCAGTTCTATACTCCGCAGGCACAAACCCTGGTGCGTGCTTGCTGGCCTGGCGGCTTAAGCATTGTCATGCCTCAAGCTCCAAGTCTGCCGTGGGATCTCGGCAACACCTATGGATCTGTGATGCTACGGATGCCGGCACACCCCGTGGCTATCGAATTGCTGCAAAAAACTGGGCCGATGGCAGTATCCAGTGCCAACATTTCAGGTCAGCCTCCAGCAACGACCTGCCAGGAAGCCAAAGACCAATTGGGTGAATCCGTAGCTGTCTACCTCGATGGCGGTACCTGTGCCCAGCGCACTCCGTCGACGATCATTGACCTCACTGACAGGCAACCGAAAATTCTGCGTGAAGGTGCGGTGCCGGCCGAGCATCTCAGCGAGATCCTAGGCGTGGAGCTGTAA
- a CDS encoding N5-glutamine methyltransferase family protein, producing the protein MATLAQLVRGAEATLATAGVASPRSDAQVLAEHCCGVPALQTGFSDLVPSESQQQCFDAALRRRAAREPLQHIVGSAPFGPLDLAVGPGVFVPRPETEVLADWAVRHLASNPSPRPVVVDLCSGSGALAAYIATQSDLQPTVYAVELSRDALEYTRRNTCDYGVEVVQSDVCAPIQQLEHLAGRVDLIVANPPYVPVGSEVDVETGWDPASAVFSGEDGMTVIRGMLPQVVRLLKPGGWVGIEHDDTTSELVCQACADAGLVDIAALEDFTGRRRFVVAQKVA; encoded by the coding sequence ATGGCGACTCTAGCGCAGCTTGTGCGCGGTGCCGAGGCCACTCTGGCGACTGCTGGGGTGGCCTCGCCACGTTCCGATGCCCAAGTATTGGCGGAGCACTGTTGCGGTGTTCCAGCCCTGCAGACCGGCTTCAGCGACTTGGTTCCATCGGAGTCTCAGCAACAATGTTTTGACGCCGCGTTGCGTCGGCGTGCAGCAAGGGAACCCCTGCAGCACATCGTGGGGTCCGCGCCATTTGGACCGCTGGATTTGGCCGTGGGCCCGGGTGTATTCGTACCCCGGCCAGAAACCGAAGTCCTTGCGGATTGGGCGGTTCGCCACCTTGCCAGTAATCCGTCACCACGACCAGTGGTGGTCGACTTGTGCTCCGGGTCCGGCGCACTCGCCGCCTATATTGCGACCCAGTCGGACCTTCAACCGACGGTCTACGCGGTCGAATTGTCACGGGATGCGCTCGAATACACACGCAGAAATACCTGTGATTATGGCGTCGAAGTGGTGCAGTCGGATGTGTGCGCGCCAATACAACAGCTTGAACATCTGGCGGGTCGTGTTGATCTGATTGTCGCCAACCCACCGTATGTTCCTGTAGGCAGTGAGGTCGACGTGGAAACAGGGTGGGACCCGGCGTCAGCAGTGTTTTCAGGTGAAGACGGAATGACTGTCATTCGTGGGATGCTTCCCCAGGTGGTGCGCCTGCTGAAGCCTGGTGGATGGGTGGGCATCGAGCACGATGACACAACGAGCGAGCTGGTGTGCCAGGCCTGCGCGGATGCCGGGCTGGTCGATATCGCGGCGCTTGAAGATTTCACAGGCCGGCGGCGCTTCGTCGTCGCGCAAAAGGTAGCATAA
- the prfA gene encoding peptide chain release factor 1, which produces MASASGHQVSAVDDILAEYQGLEAQLADPELHNDAAAARRVGKRYSELQPIIKVHTELERVRDDLGAANEMAHEDSEFAAEAERLAGEEVALEEKLADLLAPRDPHDGDDVVMEIKSGAGGEEAALFAGELARMYQRYAERHGFTTEVLGVNESDLGGVKDMTMTIRSKQPSRDGAWSVFKFEGGVHRVQRVPVTESQGRIQTSAAGVLVYPEPDEVAEVEIDDKDIRVDVYRSSGKGGQGVNTTDSAVRITHLPTGIVVTCQKERSQIQNKARAMQVLAARLQQLAEEEADAEAAAGRAAQIRTMDRSERIRTYNWPENRVSDHRIGYKANNLDSVLNGDLEDLFTALQAADRAARLEAE; this is translated from the coding sequence ATGGCTTCCGCATCTGGGCACCAGGTGTCGGCAGTTGACGACATCCTTGCCGAATACCAAGGGTTGGAAGCGCAACTCGCTGACCCCGAACTGCATAATGACGCCGCGGCTGCGCGCCGTGTCGGCAAACGCTACTCTGAGCTCCAACCGATCATCAAGGTGCACACTGAACTAGAGCGTGTGCGTGATGACCTGGGTGCTGCCAATGAAATGGCGCACGAGGACTCCGAATTTGCCGCCGAGGCTGAGCGTTTGGCTGGTGAAGAGGTGGCCCTCGAGGAAAAACTCGCTGACCTTCTGGCGCCTCGTGACCCGCACGATGGTGACGACGTCGTCATGGAAATCAAGTCCGGCGCGGGTGGCGAGGAAGCTGCCCTGTTCGCTGGCGAGCTGGCGCGGATGTACCAGCGTTACGCTGAGCGTCACGGATTTACTACCGAGGTTCTGGGCGTTAACGAGTCCGACCTTGGTGGTGTCAAAGACATGACTATGACCATTCGATCCAAGCAGCCGTCTCGTGATGGTGCGTGGAGCGTATTTAAGTTCGAGGGCGGGGTGCACCGTGTGCAGCGTGTGCCCGTCACCGAGTCCCAGGGCCGCATTCAAACCTCGGCTGCCGGCGTGCTGGTCTATCCAGAACCCGATGAGGTCGCAGAAGTCGAAATTGACGACAAAGACATCCGCGTCGACGTGTACCGTTCTTCTGGCAAAGGCGGCCAGGGCGTCAACACCACTGACTCGGCGGTGCGTATTACCCACTTGCCGACTGGCATTGTCGTGACCTGTCAAAAGGAACGTTCGCAGATTCAGAACAAGGCACGCGCTATGCAGGTGTTGGCTGCGCGTTTGCAGCAGTTGGCCGAGGAAGAAGCCGACGCCGAAGCAGCCGCTGGTCGCGCTGCCCAGATCCGCACCATGGATCGTTCGGAGCGCATTCGCACCTACAACTGGCCCGAAAACCGTGTCAGTGACCACCGCATTGGTTACAAGGCCAATAACCTTGATTCAGTCCTCAACGGTGACCTAGAAGATCTGTTTACTGCTTTGCAGGCAGCAGATCGAGCAGCTCGCCTTGAGGCCGAATAA